DNA sequence from the Pyramidobacter porci genome:
ACGTCAACATCCTCGAATTTGCCGAAGGCTGCATCTGCTGTTCCATGAAGGACAGCTTCGCCTCGTCGCTGCTGACGATCTCGTCCTCGCTGGATCCCGAGTACCTTGTCGTCGAGCCGACGGGGATCGGCAAGCTGAGCAGCATCCTGGCGACGGCCCAAAAATATGAGTACGAGCGGATCAGCCTGCTCCGCCCGGTGACGATCGTGACGCCGCAGAGCTTTTACCGGTATCGGCGCGAGCATCCCGACATTTATCTCGACCAGATCGAAAATTCTTGGCGGATCGTCTTTTCCAAAGGCGAGAACGAATCGGCCGACGTTCTCGAAAAGATCGCCGCCGAGATCCGCAGGCTCAATCCGCGGGCCGAGATCGTCTGCCGCCACTACACTCAGCAGGATGACGCATGGTGGAACGGGCTGCTGGAGGAAGAGTACGCCGCGGAATGTTCCACGCGGAACACGCCCGCCGAAAGCGCCGGCCGCGCCTCGAAAATCCACGAGTGCACGTTCGCCAAAGCACGCCTGCGCAATCCGGCGGAACTGATCGTCCTTTTGGAAGACGTGATCCGCGGCGGACTGGGCGACATCAGCCGGGCCAAAGGCGTCCTGCAGTGCGGCGGCGAATGGCTGCGTTTCGACGCCGCCGATTCGCGCTACTGCGTGACCGGCGCCGAAGGCTACGCGCAGGAAACGCAGTGCGTCTTCATCGGCCGCACCGTCAAAAGACGGACCCTTTTCGACCGACTGAACGCCGAACCCCACGACACGGTGAAAGTGTGACAAGAGGCAAACAAGGATTGCCACCAAGACACGAAGCAGATCGAAGAGCCGCTTCGCGGCAAAAACATGAGGACGGATACTGAGATAAAGATCAGTCATCCGTCCTCATGTTTTCATATTGCAGCGATGTTCTTTCTTTGTGTCTTGGCGGTGGATTTTGTTTTCAAGACGGCTCATTTAGCGGTGGTACGTTTAAAATTCTTCGTCATCCTCACGCCGCGAGGTGCAGCCGGCGGCGCAGTGGGCGCAGCCGCCGTTGCAGGCGGGCGTCAGGATCGCCGTCAGGGCGACGGGAAGCACCATGTTGGCGACGCCGCAGAGGTCGACGATCACTTCGTCGTTGATGAAGCTCTCCGCAAGCGGCGCCCAGACGGTCAGTTCCCCCTGGGTCAGGCGCGCGTAATTCCCGCGTGTTTCCGCACCCGGCGCGCCGAAACGGCAGACGGCCGCCGGCATGGGGCCGCTGCGCGTGTTGAGCTGAGTTACGGCGATCGTGAATTCCCTGCCCATGGCGAACATGCGCTCCATGGCGCGGTCGGTGACGGTCAGTTTCAGTTCGGACATGTTTTCCTCCCAAAAAGTCAGGGCCGCACGCCGGCGTCGATGAAGCCGAGTTTTTCCATGACGCGGCGCAGGTCGTCGGGAGCCGGGGCGCGGAACGTTCTGCCTTCGAGATGCGACAGGAACGCGGGCAGGCCGCTGAGCGTCAGGCTGCGGGCGTGCAGCATGGGCCGCTTGACGCCGAGCGATTTCAGCTGCCCTTTGGAGCCGAAGTCGCCGTACTTGACGTCGCCGAGCAGCGGGTGCCCGACGTGGTTCATGTGCACGCGGATCTGGTGCGTGCGCCCCGTGAGCAAATGCACCTCGGCCAGACTGAAGGCGCCGCTGCTCGTCAGGCGTTTGTATTCGGTGACGGCGCGCTCGCCTTTGGGATCGACGCGCACCAGCTTTTTGTCGGCGTCCTTGAGCAGCGGCACGTCGATGCGGCCGCGCTCGGGCAGTTCGCCGATGACGATGGCCCAGTAGCGCTTGTCGGCGCGGCGGGCTTTGAAGCACTCCGTCAGCGCGCGCGTAGTCGGCCCGTCCATGGCCAGCGCCATGACGCCGCTGGTGTTGCGGTCGAGGCGGTGTACCAGCTGCGGCGGGAATTCGGGATCGACGGCGTGGCCCAGCGCGCGCGTGACGACGCTGTCTTCGCCTTTCACGTCGGGCTGGCTCAGCAGCCCTGCGGGCTTGTTCACGACCATCACGAAGCGGTCGCTGTAAACGACGTCGAGCGGCAGTTTGCGCAGCGCGCCGCCTGGCGTTTCGGCGCGGCCGACGGCGCCCGGTTCTTCCCACGGCACCCAGACGTGCTGTCCCTCGAGGATGCGGTCGTTCGGCTCGCAGCGTTTGCCGTCGAGGCGCACGGCTCCCTTGCGGAAGTATTTCATCATCGCGCCCAGCGGCACGCCCGGCCACATGCAGCGCAGCACGGCGTCGAGGCGGCGGCCTTCGTCGTGGCGGCTGATTCGGAATTGATAGCTCATGGCTAGCGGGGCTGCTCGGGGCGCCATTTCCACAGGCGCCGCTGCGTGGAGAAATCGAAATCGGAAATGGCGCGGGGCGCTTCCATGCCGCCGTCGAGCTGTTCGACGGCGCCGTGCCAGCTGTTGAGGCAAAAGTCCAGATTGTCCGCTGCCGCCACGATCATGGCTTCGGGCGTGGCGGGCAGCACCGGCGAGCCGAACTCCTTCTGTCCGTGGTGGCTGAGGATGATGTGCGCCAGCAGCGTGCGCGTCAGCGGCGTGAGCTTGAACTCGTCCGCCAGCCTGACGAAGCGCGCGTAGCCGGTGGCGATGTGGTCGAGCACCGTGCCTTCCAGCGTCGACTCGGGGCCGGGATCGAGCGCGTAGGCGTCGAGCTTGCCGAGGTCGTGCAGCAGCGCTCCGGCGACAACGATGTCGAGGTCGGGCTCGTACGCGGTGCCCTGATAGCTTCGGGCGATGGCCTGCGCGGAACGCGCCACGCCGAGCGTGTGTTCGAGCAGGCCGTGCAGGTAGGCGTGATGATGCGCCACGGCGGCGGGGAAGGTTCTGAAGGCCTGCCACGTCGCGCTGTCGGGCTGAAAGACGAAGCGCAGAAACTCTCCCGCCTCGCCGCCGCAGCCGTTGACGAGCTGCCAGAACTCGGCCTCCAGCCGGTCGACGGGCACCCCGGAAGCGCGGATGAAAGCGGCCGGACGGTATTCCTCGCGCTCCTGATCGACGAGCCAGACTTGGTTGAACTGGTACTGCGGCTTGCCTTTGAACTCGGTGATCGAACCGATCAGCCCCACCGTTTCGCCCTTGAGATTCTGCACCAGCGGCGAGGACGAGGGCTCGGAAATTTCCTTTTTGACGCCGTCCTTGAGGTCGAACCACTGGGCGTTGCCCCAGATCTTGGCGTCGAGGGCGCCCGACTTGTCCATCACGGACATGATCCAGTAGGGCTTGTCGTTTTTGTCGCGTTTTTCCTTGAGCTCCGTGACCAGGCCGACGGACTGGAATTTGGAATCGACGGGAAGCGCGCGCACTTCCGCGAGCGTTTTGTTTGACATGAAAAAACTCCTTTGCGTGATGAAAGTGGCTCAGCTGAAAAAGATCCTGCCGCAGACAACTTATAATATCACCGCCAAAAGTCAAGAGGCAAGGCGCTAAAAGATCGGGAACTTTCTTTGCCGATTCTGCTGAAAAAAACGAATTGTGTTAAACTTTCACTGTGTCACGGAGGTGGTGGCTTT
Encoded proteins:
- a CDS encoding CobW family GTP-binding protein, whose translation is MKILVISGFLGAGKTTFIKELIRRTGKNVVVMENEYGEVNLDSQEISQTSDVNILEFAEGCICCSMKDSFASSLLTISSSLDPEYLVVEPTGIGKLSSILATAQKYEYERISLLRPVTIVTPQSFYRYRREHPDIYLDQIENSWRIVFSKGENESADVLEKIAAEIRRLNPRAEIVCRHYTQQDDAWWNGLLEEEYAAECSTRNTPAESAGRASKIHECTFAKARLRNPAELIVLLEDVIRGGLGDISRAKGVLQCGGEWLRFDAADSRYCVTGAEGYAQETQCVFIGRTVKRRTLFDRLNAEPHDTVKV
- a CDS encoding RluA family pseudouridine synthase — its product is MSYQFRISRHDEGRRLDAVLRCMWPGVPLGAMMKYFRKGAVRLDGKRCEPNDRILEGQHVWVPWEEPGAVGRAETPGGALRKLPLDVVYSDRFVMVVNKPAGLLSQPDVKGEDSVVTRALGHAVDPEFPPQLVHRLDRNTSGVMALAMDGPTTRALTECFKARRADKRYWAIVIGELPERGRIDVPLLKDADKKLVRVDPKGERAVTEYKRLTSSGAFSLAEVHLLTGRTHQIRVHMNHVGHPLLGDVKYGDFGSKGQLKSLGVKRPMLHARSLTLSGLPAFLSHLEGRTFRAPAPDDLRRVMEKLGFIDAGVRP
- a CDS encoding 3'-5' exoribonuclease YhaM family protein, producing the protein MSNKTLAEVRALPVDSKFQSVGLVTELKEKRDKNDKPYWIMSVMDKSGALDAKIWGNAQWFDLKDGVKKEISEPSSSPLVQNLKGETVGLIGSITEFKGKPQYQFNQVWLVDQEREEYRPAAFIRASGVPVDRLEAEFWQLVNGCGGEAGEFLRFVFQPDSATWQAFRTFPAAVAHHHAYLHGLLEHTLGVARSAQAIARSYQGTAYEPDLDIVVAGALLHDLGKLDAYALDPGPESTLEGTVLDHIATGYARFVRLADEFKLTPLTRTLLAHIILSHHGQKEFGSPVLPATPEAMIVAAADNLDFCLNSWHGAVEQLDGGMEAPRAISDFDFSTQRRLWKWRPEQPR